Genomic DNA from Ilyobacter polytropus DSM 2926:
TTCTTCCTTTGGTAATATTTTATATTTACACCAAGTTTCGGATATTTTTATTAATTTTATAGTAAGGTCTATTTAAAATCTGAATGCACTACTGTTATGATGACATTTCCAAGCTTTTCTCCTTTTTCTACGTACTTGTAGGCCTCTGAAATTTCTTCTAAAGTATAGCTTCTGTCTACCACCGCATGAAATTTTTCCTCTTCTATTAGTTTTCTAATTAGAAGTATACTTCTCTTTATGTTTGCAGGAAAAGGAAAAGCAGTTTTCTTGTTTTTAAATAAGAATTTTATAAAAGGAGTTATAAAGGGCAGAAATAGATTTTGTGCCATATAACCTAAGTCTGAAGAAATATAAACTCCACCATTTTTCAGTATGGGTCCGCATTTAAAAAAAGAACTTTTCCCCACAGTATCAAAAACATATTGGAATTTCTGATTAGATTTTGTAAAATCTTCACTGATATAGTCTATCACCTCATCTGCCCCCAGTGATTTTACCAAATTTATATTCTTTTCGCTGCATACAGCAGTGACATGAACTTTAAAATATTTTAAAAGCTGAACTGCACTTGAACCGATAGCTCCAGTAGCACCGTTTACAAGTACTCTCTGGCCGGCTTTTAGATCTACTTTATTGATGAAATTATATGCATAATGTACACCCTCTATACCAGCAGTAGCCTGTTCTAC
This window encodes:
- a CDS encoding NAD(P)-dependent alcohol dehydrogenase, with product MKAVVHKKYGSPDILQLIDMKKPVPSDDEVLIKIYATSVNRTDCASLRGKPLLTRVATGIFKPKLEISGSEFSGIVEETGKNVTSLKKGDKVFGFDDQGLESHGEYMKISEEKAFIIPKNISVEQATAGIEGVHYAYNFINKVDLKAGQRVLVNGATGAIGSSAVQLLKYFKVHVTAVCSEKNINLVKSLGADEVIDYISEDFTKSNQKFQYVFDTVGKSSFFKCGPILKNGGVYISSDLGYMAQNLFLPFITPFIKFLFKNKKTAFPFPANIKRSILLIRKLIEEEKFHAVVDRSYTLEEISEAYKYVEKGEKLGNVIITVVHSDFK